A genomic region of Cydia strobilella chromosome 12, ilCydStro3.1, whole genome shotgun sequence contains the following coding sequences:
- the LOC134746255 gene encoding hemicentin-1 — protein MEKMFRNFLVKCFLLILIMTRIDAVQRFVEMPTYTEVNPGEDALLKCRISEKKGVCSWQKDNKPVGIYRGKYEWANENSPMGGDCSLWVRAATLALDDGQWQCQVTASNYDVQDALSSPPAALAVRVPPQSPRILFNGTHILPNQNITVPAGARATVVCEARYGNPPAYIEWYLDKERLTAWSQTNASEVERPRVWAARSVLELGATRASHGRQLACRAHHPSYPSPYYRDSYTMLDVTFVPVVSINGADPSTLANLEEGNSALTLECRADGNPSPYVWWTKNGQVIATNGAKLILAPVMRNHSGIYGCQARNSVGTSDSVKIEIDVKYPPRVTWVGPDTVVEANLFSQVTLECKAEGNPPPSYQWYHNPNSAHLNAMPEDGYPISSTPQLQLQNVSYSQHGRYICLAINQIGLEDRTHQSEAITLNVLGPPVGAETLTANAWSGSEAKVHATVCADPPPRRAAWLWGSLRLDVPTTIGRYRALEPTGAFGCYRYTLLITGTSTSDARVYVLHVENERGFSSHAVSLTVHDNFLTETAHVAPLIAAALVIAALLVVVFCLVIRCRRRRESVEYKTDDLDSEKTVLPADAVYGGQQAATVAPRYSPGALQVRRAAVVLQPPTTV, from the exons CCAGTGGGCATCTACCGCGGCAAGTACGAATGGGCGAACGAGAACAGTCCAATGGGAGGTGACTGCTCGCTCTGGGTCCGAGCGGCCACTCTCGCCTTGGACGATGGACAGTGGCAGTGTCAGGTCACTGCTAGCAACTATGACGTACAg GATGCCCTATCTAGTCCCCCCGCGGCGCTAGCAGTACGTGTACCGCCGCAATCGCCCCGGATTCTGTTCAACGGCACCCACATTCTGCCGAATCAGAATATCACGGTGCCTGCTGGTGCCAGGGCCACTGTGGTCTGCGAAGCGCGCTACGGCAACCCACCAGCTTACATCGAGTGGTACTTGG ATAAAGAACGCTTGACCGCTTGGAGTCAGACCAACGCATCTGAAGTAGAAAGACCTCGAGTCTGGGCAGCGCGATCAGTTCTCGAACTAGGAGCAACGCGTGCTTCCCACGGCCGGCAACTAGCTTGTCGTGCGCACCACCCTTCCTACCCTTCGCCGTACTACCGGGACTCGTATACCATGCTTGACGTCACTT TCGTCCCTGTGGTATCAATCAACGGCGCAGACCCCAGTACACTAGCCAACCTCGAAGAAGGCAATAGTGCTTTAACTCTCGAGTGCCGCGCCGACGGCAACCCCAGCCCCTACGTTTGGTGGACCAAGAACGGACAAGTCATCGCTACTAATGGTGCTAAACTTATCTTGGCGCCGGTCATGAGGAATCATTCAG GAATCTATGGCTGCCAGGCAAGAAATTCAGTCGGAACATCTGATTCTGTGAAAATCGAAATTGATGTCAAAT ATCCTCCTAGAGTAACGTGGGTGGGACCCGATACCGTGGTCGAGGCTAATCTCTTCTCCCAAGTTACGTTGGAGTGCAAAGCCGAAGGCAACCCACCGCCCTCCTACCAGTGGTATCATAA CCCCAACTCGGCCCACCTGAATGCGATGCCCGAGGACGGATACCCGATTTCGTCGACGCCACAACTTCAGCTCCAGAACGTCTCATATAGTCAACATGGCCGTTACATCTGCTTGGCTATCAACCAGATTGGACTAGAAGACCG AACACATCAATCCGAAGCCATAACCCTGAACGTGCTAGGCCCACCAGTGGGCGCAGAGACTTTAACCGCCAACGCATGGAGCGGGTCCGAAGCTAAAGTACACGCCACTGTATGCGCCGATCCTCCACCTCGGCGAGCAGCTTGGCTATGGGGCAGTCTGCGATTGGACGTGCCGACTACTATAG GTCGCTACCGAGCGCTCGAGCCAACGGGCGCGTTCGGTTGCTATCGCTACACGCTCCTCATCACCGGCACCAGCACATCTGACGCGCGCGTCTACGTTCTACACGTCGAGAACGAGCGCGGCTTCTCCTCACATGCCGTCTCGCTCACCGTCCACG ATAATTTTCTAACAGAGACGGCGCACGTGGCGCCGCTGATCGCGGCGGCGCTGGTGATCGCCGCGCTGCTGGTCGTCGTGTTCTGCCTGGTCATCCGGTGCCGGAGACGGAGAG AGAGCGTCGAATACAAGACTGATGATTTAGATAG TGAGAAGACGGTCCTGCCAGCGGACGCGGTGTACGGCGGGCAACAAGCAGCCACAGTAGCGCCGCGCTACTCGCCCGGCGCGCTGCaggtgcgccgcgccgccgtcgTGCTGCAGCCCCCCACCACCGTGTGA